A genomic segment from Janthinobacterium sp. 64 encodes:
- a CDS encoding efflux RND transporter periplasmic adaptor subunit, which translates to MKKMTLKPMALALAALCVVLGAGVALYSPSSTAADDAKDKNAAPKPALTVTTAKPQTASLPIKLKANGNVAAWQEAVIGSESNGLRLTDVRVNVGDVVRAGQVLAVFSNDTVNADVAQAKAAVLEAQANAAEAAANAQRARSLQSTGAISAQQISQYLTAEQTANARIASAKAQLASQQLRLKYTQVVAPDSGIISSRSATVGSVVGAGTELFRMIRQGRLEWRAEVTATELLNLKPGTLAQVKAANGSILTGKVRMIAPTVDPQTRSALVYVDLPASTGNNAPFKAGMYASGEFELGTSGALTVPQQAIAVRDGFSYVFRLNADQRVSQIKVQAGRRLSDRIEILGGITADTTIVVSGAGFLNDGDLVRNVATPVAAPAAAKPAAAKK; encoded by the coding sequence ATGAAAAAAATGACCTTGAAACCGATGGCGCTCGCGCTGGCCGCCCTTTGCGTGGTGCTGGGCGCCGGCGTGGCCCTGTACTCCCCTTCCTCGACGGCGGCCGACGACGCCAAGGACAAGAACGCGGCACCAAAGCCTGCGCTGACCGTCACCACGGCCAAGCCGCAAACGGCCAGCCTGCCCATCAAGCTGAAGGCCAACGGCAACGTGGCCGCCTGGCAGGAAGCCGTCATCGGCAGCGAATCAAACGGCTTGCGCCTGACCGACGTGCGCGTCAACGTGGGCGACGTGGTGCGCGCCGGCCAGGTGCTGGCCGTGTTCTCGAACGACACGGTCAACGCCGACGTGGCGCAGGCAAAAGCCGCCGTGCTGGAAGCACAAGCCAATGCCGCCGAGGCGGCCGCCAACGCGCAGCGTGCCCGCTCGCTGCAAAGCACGGGCGCCATCAGCGCGCAGCAGATCAGCCAGTACCTGACGGCCGAACAGACGGCCAACGCGCGCATCGCGTCCGCCAAGGCGCAACTGGCGTCGCAGCAGTTGCGCCTGAAATACACGCAGGTGGTGGCGCCCGACAGCGGCATCATCTCGTCGCGCTCAGCCACCGTGGGGTCGGTGGTGGGCGCCGGCACGGAGCTGTTCCGTATGATCCGCCAGGGCCGCCTCGAATGGCGCGCTGAAGTGACGGCCACCGAGCTGCTGAACCTGAAACCGGGCACCCTGGCGCAAGTCAAGGCGGCCAATGGCAGCATCCTGACGGGCAAGGTGCGCATGATCGCCCCCACCGTCGATCCGCAGACGCGCTCCGCCCTCGTGTACGTGGACCTGCCGGCCAGCACGGGCAACAATGCGCCGTTCAAGGCCGGCATGTACGCCAGCGGCGAATTTGAACTCGGCACCTCGGGCGCGCTGACGGTGCCGCAGCAGGCCATTGCCGTGCGCGACGGCTTCAGCTATGTCTTCCGCCTCAATGCCGACCAGCGGGTCAGCCAGATCAAGGTGCAGGCCGGACGGCGCCTGAGCGACCGCATTGAAATCCTGGGCGGCATCACGGCCGACACGACGATTGTCGTCAGCGGCGCCGGCTTCCTCAATGACGGCGATCTGGTACGCAATGTGGCGACACCGGTAGCGGCACCGGCGGCAGCCAAGCCGGCCGCAGCGAAAAAATAA
- a CDS encoding efflux RND transporter permease subunit: MNFSSLSIKNPIPAIMLFALLTLAGLLAYKANPVQDFPDIELPIVTVSAVLPGAAPAQLETEVARKIEDSVATLQGVKNIYTKVLDGVVTVTVEFILEKQIAEAVNDVRDAVARVKADMPAELRDPTVTKASTAGRVVLTFIATAKPGVDNPLDSPDLSWFVDNTVAKRLLTVPGVGAVTRVGGVYREIQVELDEARMAALKVSALDVSRQLRLVQREAPGGRGDISGAEQSVRTIATVKTADELSRVEVPLPDGRHVRLDQVATVRDTIAEPRALAEQDGKTVVAFEVFRTKGASEVAVARGARDAIADLQKENPNVVLQQSIDNAFPVEENFEGSMELLYEGALLAVLVVWWFLRDWRATLVAAAALPLSVMPAFLGIYWFGYTLNTVTLLSLALVVGVLVDDAIVEIENIERHLRMGKSPMQAAMEAADEIGMAVIATTFALVAVFLPTAFMSGIPGLFFKQFGWTAVLAVLASLVVARLLTPMMAAYILKPLPHKEEHDGWLMTRYLHVMRWCLNHRGVTAIAAALFFVGAIALVPLLPTGFVPAADRAQTQINLELPPGSTLGETQAVAALARDAAMRTPGIEGVFSSIGGGSSGDAFAPGAAAEARRAVLTLTTVHRTQRKESMADLETQLRNKLDTIPGARFTVGPPDTGVKMQLVLRSEDPVALMAAAQKVERELRGLKGIGNVNSSASLVRPEIIVRPDFAKAADLGVTAAAIGETVRVATAGDYDTDLTKMNLPERQVPIRVKLPNSVRADLAAIERLSVPGKNGPVRLANVATVSMESGPAQIDRLNRSRNVTLDVELGSRTLGELNEEARALPSMKNLPPSVKIAELGDAQEMASLFASFGLAMLIGVLCIYCVLVLLFKDFMQPVTILAALPLSIGGAFVALLITGSALSMPSMIGLIMLMGIVTKNSILLVDYAILARQAGMNRFDALVDACHKRSRPILMTTIAMGAGMMPLALGWGADPSFRSPMAITVIGGLITSTLLSLLVVPAVFTYIDDLEHLLKRGMAKLRRQKAPLRRDDRAALEK; the protein is encoded by the coding sequence ATGAATTTTTCCTCCCTCTCGATCAAGAACCCGATCCCGGCCATCATGCTGTTCGCGCTGCTGACCCTGGCCGGTCTGCTGGCCTACAAGGCCAATCCGGTGCAGGATTTCCCCGACATCGAACTGCCCATCGTCACCGTCAGCGCCGTGCTGCCCGGCGCCGCGCCGGCCCAGCTGGAAACGGAAGTGGCGCGCAAGATCGAAGACTCCGTCGCCACCTTGCAAGGCGTGAAAAACATCTACACCAAAGTGCTCGATGGCGTCGTCACGGTGACCGTCGAATTCATCCTGGAAAAGCAGATCGCCGAAGCCGTCAACGACGTGCGCGACGCCGTCGCCCGCGTGAAAGCGGACATGCCGGCCGAGCTGCGCGACCCCACCGTCACCAAGGCGTCCACCGCCGGCAGGGTCGTGCTGACCTTTATCGCCACGGCGAAACCCGGTGTCGACAATCCGCTCGACTCTCCCGACCTGTCCTGGTTCGTCGACAACACGGTGGCCAAGCGCCTCCTGACCGTGCCCGGCGTGGGCGCCGTCACCCGTGTCGGCGGCGTCTACCGCGAGATCCAGGTGGAACTCGACGAGGCGCGCATGGCTGCCTTGAAAGTGTCGGCGCTCGACGTGTCGCGTCAGCTGCGTCTGGTGCAGCGCGAAGCGCCTGGCGGGCGGGGTGACATCAGCGGCGCCGAGCAATCGGTGCGCACCATCGCCACCGTCAAGACGGCCGATGAACTGTCGCGCGTGGAAGTGCCGCTGCCGGACGGGCGCCATGTGCGCCTGGACCAGGTGGCCACCGTGCGCGACACCATCGCCGAACCGCGCGCGCTGGCCGAACAGGATGGCAAGACGGTCGTCGCTTTCGAGGTGTTCCGCACCAAGGGCGCCAGCGAAGTGGCCGTCGCCAGGGGCGCGCGCGACGCCATCGCCGACCTGCAGAAGGAGAACCCCAACGTGGTGCTGCAGCAGTCGATCGACAATGCCTTCCCCGTCGAGGAAAACTTCGAAGGTTCGATGGAGCTGCTGTACGAAGGCGCGCTGCTGGCCGTGCTGGTGGTGTGGTGGTTCCTGCGCGACTGGCGCGCCACGCTGGTGGCCGCCGCCGCCCTGCCCCTGTCCGTGATGCCCGCTTTCCTCGGCATCTACTGGTTCGGCTACACGCTCAATACCGTCACCCTGCTGTCGCTGGCGCTGGTCGTCGGCGTGCTGGTCGACGACGCCATCGTGGAAATTGAAAACATCGAGCGCCATCTGCGCATGGGCAAATCGCCCATGCAAGCGGCCATGGAAGCGGCCGACGAAATCGGCATGGCGGTGATCGCCACCACCTTCGCGCTGGTGGCCGTGTTCCTGCCGACGGCTTTCATGAGCGGCATCCCCGGCCTGTTCTTCAAGCAGTTCGGCTGGACGGCCGTGCTGGCCGTGCTGGCCTCCCTGGTGGTGGCGCGCCTGCTCACGCCGATGATGGCGGCCTACATCTTGAAACCGCTGCCGCACAAGGAAGAACACGATGGCTGGCTGATGACGCGCTATCTGCACGTGATGCGCTGGTGCCTGAACCACCGCGGCGTCACGGCCATCGCCGCGGCCCTGTTCTTTGTCGGCGCCATCGCGCTGGTGCCGCTGCTGCCGACGGGTTTCGTGCCGGCCGCCGACCGCGCGCAGACGCAAATCAACCTGGAATTGCCGCCCGGTTCCACCCTGGGCGAAACGCAGGCCGTGGCAGCCCTGGCGCGCGATGCGGCCATGCGCACGCCGGGCATCGAGGGCGTCTTCAGTTCGATAGGCGGCGGCTCCAGCGGTGACGCCTTCGCCCCCGGCGCAGCGGCCGAAGCACGCCGCGCCGTGCTGACCCTGACCACCGTGCACCGCACGCAGCGCAAGGAATCGATGGCGGACCTGGAAACGCAGTTGCGCAACAAGCTCGATACCATCCCCGGCGCGCGCTTCACGGTGGGCCCACCCGACACGGGCGTCAAGATGCAGCTGGTGCTGCGTTCGGAAGACCCGGTGGCGTTGATGGCGGCGGCGCAAAAGGTCGAGCGCGAACTGCGCGGCCTGAAGGGCATCGGCAACGTCAATTCCAGCGCCTCGCTGGTGCGCCCGGAAATCATCGTGCGTCCCGATTTTGCCAAGGCGGCCGACCTGGGCGTGACGGCGGCAGCCATCGGCGAGACGGTGCGCGTGGCCACGGCCGGCGACTACGATACGGACCTGACGAAAATGAACCTGCCCGAGCGACAAGTGCCGATCCGCGTCAAGCTGCCCAACAGCGTGCGCGCCGACCTGGCCGCCATCGAGCGCCTGAGCGTGCCCGGCAAGAATGGCCCCGTGCGCCTGGCGAACGTGGCCACGGTGTCGATGGAAAGCGGCCCGGCGCAGATCGACCGCTTGAACCGCAGCCGCAACGTGACCCTCGACGTGGAACTCGGTTCGCGCACCCTCGGCGAATTGAATGAAGAAGCGCGCGCGCTGCCGTCGATGAAGAATCTGCCGCCGTCCGTGAAGATCGCCGAACTGGGCGACGCGCAGGAGATGGCCTCGCTGTTCGCCAGCTTCGGCCTGGCCATGCTGATCGGCGTGCTGTGCATCTACTGCGTGCTGGTGCTGCTGTTCAAGGACTTCATGCAGCCGGTGACCATCCTGGCGGCGCTGCCGCTGTCGATCGGCGGCGCCTTCGTGGCGCTCTTGATCACGGGCAGCGCCCTGTCGATGCCGTCGATGATCGGCCTGATCATGCTGATGGGGATCGTCACCAAGAACTCGATCCTGCTGGTCGACTATGCGATCCTGGCGCGCCAGGCCGGCATGAACCGCTTCGACGCGCTGGTCGACGCCTGCCACAAGCGCAGCCGCCCCATCCTGATGACGACGATCGCCATGGGCGCCGGCATGATGCCGCTGGCGCTGGGCTGGGGTGCCGATCCCAGCTTCCGTTCGCCGATGGCCATTACCGTCATCGGCGGCCTGATCACGTCGACCTTATTGAGCCTCTTGGTGGTACCGGCCGTGTTCACCTATATCGACGACCTCGAGCACCTGCTCAAGCGCGGCATGGCGAAACTGCGCCGCCAGAAGGCCCCGCTGCGCCGCGATGACAGGGCGGCGCTGGAAAAATAA
- a CDS encoding tetratricopeptide repeat protein — MTIFGIGIHILIAVFFAIHVVRNGQQLYWLLILFMFPLLGSVVYFFAIYLPNSRLPQGARKVASVAVQVLDPNRELREAKAAFEYTPTAQNQMRLASAQLEAGNAQEAASTYEACLQGAFASDLEIRLGAARAYLECARGAEALTHLEFIRRTDMHFRPEMVSLLTARALAQSGRQVEAKAEFDDALTRYNSFDCRAECAIWALQQGDKVLSERLLLDIDNAMARWSSHTRSMYAPLLARLEAARR; from the coding sequence ATGACGATTTTTGGCATAGGCATACACATTCTGATCGCGGTATTTTTTGCGATTCACGTGGTGCGCAACGGGCAGCAACTGTACTGGCTGCTCATTTTATTCATGTTCCCGCTGCTGGGCAGCGTGGTGTATTTCTTCGCCATCTACCTGCCCAATTCGCGCCTGCCGCAAGGCGCGCGCAAGGTCGCTTCGGTGGCCGTGCAGGTGCTCGATCCGAACCGCGAATTGCGCGAGGCGAAGGCCGCCTTCGAGTATACGCCGACGGCGCAAAACCAGATGCGCCTGGCCAGCGCGCAGCTCGAAGCGGGCAATGCGCAGGAAGCGGCATCGACCTACGAGGCCTGCCTGCAGGGCGCGTTTGCATCGGACCTGGAAATTCGCCTCGGTGCGGCACGCGCCTACCTGGAATGCGCGCGCGGCGCCGAAGCGCTGACGCACCTGGAATTCATTCGCCGCACGGATATGCATTTTCGTCCCGAGATGGTGTCGCTGCTGACGGCGCGCGCGCTGGCGCAAAGCGGGCGCCAGGTGGAAGCGAAGGCGGAATTCGACGACGCGCTGACGCGCTACAACAGCTTCGACTGCCGCGCCGAGTGCGCGATCTGGGCGCTGCAGCAGGGCGACAAGGTGTTGTCGGAACGCCTGCTGCTCGATATCGACAACGCCATGGCCCGCTGGAGCAGCCATACGCGCTCGATGTATGCGCCGCTGCTGGCGCGCCTGGAGGCGGCGCGCAGGTAG
- a CDS encoding efflux transporter outer membrane subunit, producing MKHRLLLMAAALALAGCAANAPPQPASALQLPSGWRAQAIGAPAATQAQVEQLWWQAFGDPVLSDLVGEALARNGDLRVARARVQEYRARLAQADANHAPNLAFDGSPTRTRTLASSGKPYVTNVFQAELQASYEIDVWGRLASLSDAAGESYRAEQASLDAAALSIAASVATAYLNLRGLDAQLALTQSTLQLREQSRELARKQFEVGYSSRLEWLQAQSEYHAAAEQVPQLQRQIFEQENALAILVGGNPGPIARGLPLAELAAPGVPAGLPSELLRRRPDIARAEHNLAAANASLAATRDQLLPSFKLTAVGGGQATTLTDFLHAPTALWRLTALAAGPLFDGGRVQAQTEAAGAQRDQLVYTYENVVRNAFAETENSLGAIYRLRQQAVENDARRATAADTLRIAHNRYRNGYASYLEELDAQRTLYSADVGLLQLKTRILVASVDLYRAMGGGWSAKTQ from the coding sequence ATGAAGCACCGTTTATTGCTGATGGCCGCCGCGCTGGCGCTGGCAGGCTGCGCCGCCAACGCGCCACCGCAGCCTGCGTCGGCACTGCAGCTGCCGTCCGGCTGGCGCGCGCAAGCCATCGGCGCACCAGCGGCGACCCAGGCCCAAGTCGAGCAGCTGTGGTGGCAGGCTTTTGGCGATCCGGTCTTGAGTGACCTGGTGGGCGAGGCGCTGGCGCGCAACGGCGACTTGCGCGTGGCGCGCGCCCGCGTGCAGGAATACCGCGCGCGCCTGGCGCAGGCCGATGCAAACCACGCGCCCAACCTGGCCTTCGACGGTTCGCCCACGCGCACGCGCACCCTGGCGTCGAGCGGCAAGCCGTATGTGACGAACGTCTTCCAGGCCGAACTGCAGGCCAGCTATGAAATCGACGTGTGGGGCCGGCTGGCCAGCCTGAGCGATGCGGCCGGCGAGAGCTATCGCGCCGAGCAGGCCAGCCTCGATGCGGCGGCCCTGTCGATCGCCGCCAGCGTGGCCACCGCTTACCTGAATCTGCGCGGACTCGATGCGCAGCTGGCGCTGACGCAATCGACCCTGCAGTTGCGCGAACAGTCGCGCGAGCTGGCGCGCAAGCAGTTCGAGGTGGGCTACAGCTCGCGGCTGGAATGGCTGCAGGCGCAATCGGAATACCATGCAGCGGCCGAGCAAGTGCCACAGCTGCAGCGGCAGATATTCGAGCAGGAAAACGCGCTGGCGATTCTCGTCGGCGGCAATCCCGGCCCCATCGCGCGCGGCTTGCCGCTGGCCGAGCTGGCGGCGCCGGGCGTGCCGGCAGGCCTGCCGTCGGAATTGCTGCGCCGGCGGCCCGACATCGCGCGCGCGGAACACAACCTGGCGGCCGCCAACGCCAGCCTGGCCGCCACGCGCGACCAGCTGCTGCCCTCGTTCAAGCTGACGGCCGTCGGCGGCGGGCAGGCGACAACGCTCACCGATTTCCTGCATGCGCCGACGGCCCTGTGGCGCCTGACGGCGCTGGCGGCCGGCCCCCTGTTCGATGGCGGGCGGGTGCAGGCGCAGACGGAGGCGGCCGGCGCGCAGCGCGACCAGTTGGTGTACACGTATGAAAACGTGGTGAGGAATGCCTTCGCCGAAACGGAGAACAGCCTGGGCGCCATCTACCGGCTGCGGCAGCAAGCCGTGGAAAACGACGCGCGCCGCGCCACGGCGGCGGACACCTTGCGCATCGCGCACAACCGCTACCGCAATGGCTACGCATCGTACCTGGAAGAACTCGACGCCCAGCGCACCCTGTACAGCGCGGATGTAGGCCTGCTGCAGCTGAAGACGCGCATCCTCGTCGCTTCCGTCGACCTGTACCGCGCCATGGGCGGCGGCTGGTCGGCCAAGACGCAATAG
- a CDS encoding HlyD family secretion protein: protein MTENNTPPPVPPTAPAPAAPSMAQPDRRHQWLSALAFAAVALVGVLIVLYAWRLPPFTSPIVTTENATVRGQVTIIGTQLSGYVVEVTVQDFMDVKEGQLLVRIDDRIYQQRYEQAQAQLAAQQAALSNWAQQKASAEAGIAVSQAVMANAEAQARKASADLNRVEQLVADGSLSQREHDQSRAAQAQMAAALAQARANLDIAQQSAHSVVVNKLSLEAAVANAQAAVKAAKIDLDNTRIVAPSDGQLGQVTVRQGAYVNSGAQLMALVPRQMWVIANFKETQMNGVQEGQSATFHVDALDGAVLTGQVERISPATGSEFSVLPADNATGNYLKIAQRIPVRIRIDAGQANARRLVPGMSVVVSVDTSAVLNDSADNPAPPPAPKKARP from the coding sequence ATGACAGAAAATAATACGCCGCCACCAGTACCGCCCACCGCACCCGCACCTGCCGCCCCTTCCATGGCGCAGCCGGACCGGCGCCACCAGTGGCTGTCCGCGCTGGCCTTTGCCGCCGTGGCCCTGGTGGGCGTGCTGATCGTGCTGTACGCGTGGCGGCTGCCGCCGTTCACGAGTCCCATCGTGACGACGGAAAACGCCACCGTGCGCGGGCAGGTGACCATCATCGGCACGCAGCTGTCGGGCTATGTGGTGGAAGTGACGGTGCAGGATTTCATGGACGTCAAGGAGGGCCAGCTGCTGGTGCGCATCGACGACCGCATCTACCAGCAGCGCTACGAGCAGGCGCAGGCGCAGCTGGCCGCGCAGCAGGCGGCGCTGTCGAACTGGGCGCAGCAGAAGGCCAGCGCTGAAGCGGGCATCGCCGTCAGCCAGGCCGTGATGGCGAATGCGGAAGCGCAGGCGCGCAAGGCCAGCGCCGATTTGAATCGCGTGGAGCAGCTGGTGGCCGATGGTTCGCTGTCGCAGCGCGAACACGACCAGTCGCGCGCCGCGCAGGCGCAGATGGCGGCAGCGCTGGCGCAGGCCCGGGCCAACCTCGACATCGCCCAGCAAAGCGCGCATTCCGTTGTGGTCAACAAGCTGTCGCTGGAAGCGGCCGTGGCGAATGCGCAGGCGGCCGTCAAGGCGGCGAAGATCGACCTCGATAACACGCGCATCGTGGCGCCATCCGATGGCCAGCTGGGCCAGGTGACGGTGCGCCAGGGCGCGTACGTGAATTCGGGCGCGCAGCTGATGGCGCTGGTGCCGCGCCAGATGTGGGTGATCGCCAATTTCAAGGAAACGCAGATGAACGGCGTGCAGGAAGGGCAGAGCGCCACCTTCCACGTCGACGCGCTTGACGGCGCCGTGCTGACGGGCCAGGTGGAGCGCATTTCGCCGGCCACCGGTTCCGAATTTTCCGTGCTGCCGGCCGATAACGCGACGGGCAATTACCTCAAAATCGCCCAGCGCATTCCCGTGCGCATCCGCATCGATGCGGGCCAGGCGAATGCGCGCCGGCTCGTGCCCGGCATGTCGGTGGTGGTCAGCGTCGACACCTCCGCCGTGCTGAACGACTCGGCGGACAATCCCGCGCCGCCGCCTGCGCCGAAGAAGGCCAGGCCATGA
- a CDS encoding MFS transporter, protein MDKYTPRTWGPGERPTLPGSPSMPEHSTPKRVAYFIVGLIVALTGGLGNGLVTANLLNLQGSLAAYAYQMQWLPAAYVMTIVSMNLLLVKFRQQFGLRLFTEAFLVLYALVTFAHLYANTLPSAIAVRAAHGMVGGALGVLGLYYTLQAFPARHRLKGVVLGLGFAQLALPLARIFTSELLQIGEWHGLYLFELGLALLALGCVLALKLPPGDRVQTFEPLDFLTFILFAPGVALLCAVLAQGRTAWWMESEWVGVCLACSIVLIAASLAIEHNRARPLLNTRWLTTGKIAKLFLSVLLFRIVLSESTGAVGFLQALGLNTDQMQNLFIVVLLGSVAGLVVSALTINPATLNRSLMFALLLIAFGALIDAHATSQTRPVNMYVSQFLLAFGGTYFLGPTMVAGMGAVIAEPRNLVSFSVMFTMTQNLGGLLGSAIVGTIQTAREKYHSSYLVEHLTMLDPQVAARVQSGAASYGGVLTDPALRSAQGVARLGAIATREANVLAYNDVFLMIAGVAIATLIWMLVSQSWTRITTGARRLAGPVRDAQTAMAIVPLTNSEPSNDRK, encoded by the coding sequence ATGGACAAGTACACACCTCGCACCTGGGGGCCGGGCGAACGCCCGACCTTGCCCGGGTCGCCATCGATGCCCGAACATTCGACGCCCAAGCGTGTCGCGTATTTCATCGTCGGCCTGATCGTCGCGCTGACAGGGGGACTGGGCAACGGGCTGGTGACGGCCAATTTGCTGAACCTGCAAGGTTCGCTGGCCGCCTATGCCTACCAGATGCAGTGGCTGCCGGCCGCCTATGTGATGACCATCGTCTCCATGAATCTGCTGCTGGTGAAGTTCCGCCAGCAGTTCGGCCTGCGCCTGTTCACGGAAGCGTTCCTGGTGCTGTATGCGCTCGTCACCTTCGCCCACTTGTACGCGAATACCTTGCCGTCGGCGATCGCCGTGCGCGCCGCGCATGGCATGGTGGGCGGCGCGCTGGGCGTGCTGGGCCTGTACTACACCCTGCAGGCGTTTCCCGCGCGCCACCGCCTGAAGGGCGTGGTGCTGGGCCTGGGCTTTGCCCAGCTGGCGCTGCCGCTGGCGCGCATCTTCACTTCCGAACTGCTGCAGATCGGCGAGTGGCACGGCCTGTACCTGTTCGAGCTGGGACTGGCGCTGCTGGCGCTGGGTTGCGTGCTGGCCCTGAAACTGCCTCCGGGCGACCGCGTGCAGACGTTCGAGCCGCTCGACTTTCTTACTTTCATCCTGTTCGCGCCCGGCGTGGCCCTGCTGTGCGCCGTGCTGGCGCAGGGGCGCACGGCGTGGTGGATGGAGTCCGAATGGGTCGGCGTGTGCCTGGCCTGCTCCATCGTGCTGATCGCCGCCTCGCTGGCCATCGAACATAACCGCGCGCGCCCGCTGCTCAACACGCGCTGGCTCACCACGGGCAAGATCGCCAAGCTGTTTTTATCGGTGCTGCTGTTTCGCATCGTGCTGTCTGAATCGACGGGCGCCGTGGGCTTTTTGCAGGCGCTGGGCCTGAACACGGACCAGATGCAGAACCTGTTCATCGTGGTCCTGCTGGGCAGCGTGGCAGGGCTGGTGGTCAGCGCGCTGACGATCAATCCGGCCACCCTGAACCGCTCGCTGATGTTCGCGCTGCTGCTGATCGCCTTTGGTGCCCTGATCGACGCGCACGCCACCAGCCAGACGCGGCCCGTCAACATGTATGTGAGCCAGTTCCTGCTGGCCTTTGGCGGCACGTATTTCCTCGGTCCCACCATGGTGGCCGGCATGGGCGCCGTGATCGCCGAACCGCGCAACCTGGTGAGTTTTTCCGTGATGTTTACCATGACGCAGAACCTGGGTGGTTTGCTTGGTTCGGCCATCGTCGGCACCATCCAGACGGCGCGCGAAAAATACCATTCCAGCTACCTGGTCGAGCATCTCACCATGCTCGATCCGCAGGTGGCCGCGCGCGTGCAGTCGGGCGCCGCAAGCTATGGCGGCGTGCTGACGGATCCGGCCTTGCGCAGCGCCCAGGGCGTGGCGCGCCTGGGCGCCATCGCCACGCGCGAAGCCAATGTGCTGGCCTACAACGACGTTTTTTTGATGATCGCAGGCGTCGCCATCGCCACCCTGATCTGGATGCTGGTCAGCCAGTCCTGGACCCGCATCACCACCGGCGCGCGCCGCCTGGCCGGCCCCGTGCGCGATGCGCAGACGGCCATGGCCATCGTCCCCCTTACCAATTCGGAACCGAGCAATGACAGAAAATAA